One Acidobacteriota bacterium DNA window includes the following coding sequences:
- a CDS encoding TauD/TfdA family dioxygenase: protein VNQLVLTGDLRGDPTFHQLLERTESAALFAHGHQDVPFDRVVDALGVERRLDRSPLFQVKLIVQNTPFEPLHLAGVELEPIPVEKGVAQQDLVVALWERQGALGGWANYSTDLFEPATVRGWLRGFDALLSLIVSQPSCRLERLRQSLVIAGKNPSTAQESKMKKPSLASFKKSPAATPVAGKLVERSQPVGSSLPLIFEPATDGVDLVEWLSGERDSVLRDLSTHGALFFRGFGVKEPEYFERFATTVCDTLFDENGEHPHESVSGNVYTPVFYSPAKKLLWHNENSFNYRWPGKIIFCSVQPAASGGETPVADSRQVYQAIDPQIRSRFEELGVLYRRNYGRGMGLEWQEVFQTDDRGVVEDYCRENRLRFHWRDDGGLRTECLRPAVIEHPVTGEKSWFNQAQHWHPACLDDATRESLTFLFVEEDLPRSCTFGDGSPIPDEHMHHILQVYERLEAVQRWGTGDVMLLDNVLCAHARNPYEGDRKLLVAMGDMGSFDARA, encoded by the coding sequence GTCAACCAGCTGGTCCTGACCGGCGACTTGCGCGGGGATCCGACCTTCCACCAGCTGCTGGAGCGCACCGAGAGCGCTGCCCTCTTCGCCCACGGGCACCAGGACGTTCCCTTCGACCGCGTGGTGGACGCCCTTGGCGTCGAGCGCCGCCTCGACCGGTCGCCCCTCTTCCAGGTCAAGTTGATCGTACAGAACACCCCCTTCGAGCCTCTGCATCTGGCGGGGGTGGAGCTCGAGCCGATTCCGGTGGAGAAGGGGGTGGCTCAGCAGGATCTGGTGGTGGCTTTGTGGGAGCGCCAGGGTGCTCTCGGTGGGTGGGCCAACTACTCCACGGATCTCTTCGAGCCCGCCACGGTCCGGGGCTGGCTGCGAGGCTTCGACGCCTTGCTTTCGCTGATCGTTTCCCAACCGTCCTGTCGCCTGGAGAGGCTGCGCCAATCTCTGGTCATCGCAGGCAAGAACCCATCGACCGCGCAGGAGTCCAAGATGAAGAAGCCTTCCCTCGCCTCGTTCAAGAAGAGCCCTGCCGCCACTCCCGTTGCGGGCAAGTTGGTCGAGCGCTCGCAGCCCGTGGGCAGCTCGCTGCCGCTGATCTTCGAGCCCGCCACCGACGGGGTCGATCTGGTCGAATGGCTGTCGGGAGAGCGCGACAGCGTGCTGCGGGATCTGAGCACCCACGGCGCACTGTTCTTCCGGGGCTTCGGAGTCAAAGAGCCCGAGTACTTCGAGCGCTTCGCCACCACCGTCTGCGACACCCTATTCGACGAGAACGGGGAGCATCCCCACGAAAGCGTTTCCGGCAATGTCTACACGCCGGTGTTCTATTCGCCGGCAAAGAAGTTGCTCTGGCACAACGAGAACTCCTTCAACTACCGCTGGCCGGGCAAGATCATCTTCTGCAGCGTTCAGCCCGCCGCCAGCGGGGGCGAGACGCCGGTGGCGGATAGCCGGCAGGTCTACCAGGCCATCGATCCGCAGATCCGGAGCCGCTTCGAGGAGCTCGGGGTGCTCTATCGCCGCAACTATGGCCGCGGCATGGGGCTGGAATGGCAGGAGGTCTTCCAGACCGACGACCGGGGGGTGGTCGAGGACTACTGCCGGGAGAACCGCCTTCGATTCCACTGGCGGGATGACGGCGGTCTGCGCACGGAATGCCTGCGGCCGGCGGTCATCGAGCATCCGGTGACCGGGGAGAAGAGCTGGTTCAACCAGGCGCAGCATTGGCATCCCGCCTGTCTCGACGACGCCACCCGCGAATCCCTCACTTTCTTGTTCGTCGAGGAGGACCTGCCGCGCTCCTGCACCTTCGGCGACGGCAGCCCCATTCCCGACGAGCACATGCATCACATCCTCCAGGTCTACGAGCGCCTGGAGGCGGTACAGCGCTGGGGAACCGGGGACGTGATGCTGCTCGACAACGTGCTCTGTGCCCACGCCCGCAACCCCTACGAAGGAGATCGCAAGCTGCTGGTGGCCATGGGCGACATGGGCAGCTTCGATGCCCGAGCCTGA